TCGTCGAGGACACGACGGTGAGCCTCGCGGAGATCGAGCGCCAGTTCGGCGGCGAGGTCGCTCGCATCGTCGACGGCGTCACGAAGCTCGACCACGTGCAGTGGCCCACGGACGGCGCGCGGCCCGCCAGCGCCCGCGAGGCGGAGTGGGCCGAGAACGTGCGCAAGATGTTTCTCGCCATGGCGGAGGACCTGCGCGTCGTGCTGGTGAAGCTGGCGGACCGCCTCCACAACATGCGCACCCTCCAGGCGCTACCTGCCGAAAAGCAGCGGCGCATCGCGCAGGAGACGATGGACATTTACGCGCCCCTCGCCAATCGACTCGGCATCTGGGAGATCAAATGGCAGCTCGAGGACCTGGCGTTCCGCTACCTCGAGCCCGAGGAATACAAGCAGGTCGCGCGAGGTGTGCAGCAGCGTCGCGTCGAGCGCGAGCGGTACATCGTGAAGGCGGTCGACGCCCTTCAGCACGTGCTGGCAGAGCACGACATCCACGCCGAGGTCTTTGGGCGTCCCAAGCACCTCTTCAGCATTTATCACAAGATGCGCGATCGAGGCACGGACATCAGCCAGATCTACGACCAGCTCGCAGTTCGCGTGATCGTAGACACGGTGCCGGAGTGCTACAACGCGCTCGGGGTCATCCATGGCTTGTGGCACCCGCTGCCAGGCCAATTCGACGACTACATCGCGAGCCCGAAGGAGAGCGGCTATCAGTCGCTACACACCACGGTCGTCGCGCTGAACGGGCGCCCCCTCGAGATCCAGATTCGCACGCGCGACATGAACCAGGTCGCCG
This genomic window from Chloroflexota bacterium contains:
- a CDS encoding HD domain-containing protein; translation: MVEAAADQSIGELIRSVTQYLPPADVEIIKRAYDVAAEAHRRQIRASGDPYVTHPVAVAQILTDIRLDTASIVAALLHDVVEDTTVSLAEIERQFGGEVARIVDGVTKLDHVQWPTDGARPASAREAEWAENVRKMFLAMAEDLRVVLVKLADRLHNMRTLQALPAEKQRRIAQETMDIYAPLANRLGIWEIKWQLEDLAFRYLEPEEYKQVARGVQQRRVERERYIVKAVDALQHVLAEHDIHAEVFGRPKHLFSIYHKMRDRGTDISQIYDQLAVRVIVDTVPECYNALGVIHGLWHPLPGQFDDYIASPKESGYQSLHTTVVALNGRPLEIQIRTRDMNQVA